One window from the genome of Lacerta agilis isolate rLacAgi1 chromosome 18, rLacAgi1.pri, whole genome shotgun sequence encodes:
- the LOC117039704 gene encoding bone morphogenetic protein 2-like yields the protein MLHLQQLLWLLLAWAPALPGRPSSSSSSAHLEAAGDSEETRARALKRLLEVFGIGDPPQSPQHITRPPPQYMVDLYNTVADDDGVTKDPDILEGNTVRSFLDKTHGDRMRFLFILSSVAKNERVLTAELHLFKLRARAAGGPLPRRQHFCQVSIYQVLDKDSMDAPEGKKLLSAKLLALQGTGWEVFAITQAVRSWMDEESSNQGLLVTVRSLGGEPLDDGAVQFASGRDHHESKKPMLVLFTDDGRRGALVAGETQPDGRNAALPGHLSGPKSNGTRTPRSVDNLLPCQRLPLSVDFEEIGWSGWIISPRGYNAYHCKGSCPFPLGENMRPTNHATVLSIINALKLSQEVSGPCCVPDKLFSINLLYFDDDENVVLKQYDDMVAGSCGCH from the exons ATGCTCCATCTCCAGCAATTGCTTTGGCTTCTCCTGGCTTGGGCTCCCGCCTTACCTGGcagaccctcctcctcctcatcctctgcCCACCTGGAGGCAGCAGGGGACTCGGAGGAAACACGAGCCCGGGCCCTCAAGAGGCTGCTGGAAGTCTTCGGCATCGGGGACCCCCCTCAGTCCCCCCAGCACATCACCCGTCCTCCTCCCCAGTACATGGTGGACCTCTACAACACGGTGGCCGATGACGACGGAGTCACCAAGGATCCGGACATCTTGGAAGGCAATACAGTGCGCAGCTTTTTGGACAAAA CTCACGGTGACCGGATGCGTTTCCTCTTCATCCTGTCCAGCGTGGCAAAGAACGAGAGAGTCCTCACAGCCGAACTGCACCTCTTCAAGCTGCGGGCGAGGGCGGCCGGCGGACCTCTTCCCAGGAGGCAGCACTTCTGCCAG GTGAGCATTTATCAGGTGCTTGACAAAGACAGCATGGATGCCCCCGAAGGGAAGAAGCTGCTCTCTGCTAAACTCCTTGCCTTGCAGGGAACTGGCTGGGAGGTCTTTGCCATCACGCAAGCG GTCCGCTCCTGGATGGATGAGGAGAGCAGTAATCAGGGGCTGTTGGTGACTGTGCGGTCACTCGGTGGGGAACCCCTAGACGATGGAGCTGTGCAGTTCGCGTCTGGCAGAGATCACCACGAGAGCAAAAAGCCCATGCTGGTTTTGTTCACCGACGACGGGCGTCGGGGAGCCCT agtggctggggagacccagccagatgggcgg AATGCGGCCCTTCCTGGGCACCTGTCAGGCCCCAAATCCAATGGCACCCGGACCCCTCGCTCAGTGGACAACCTACTGCCTTGCCAGAGGCTCCCGCTCTCCGTGGACTTTGAGGAGATCGGGTGGTCCGGCTGGATCATCTCTCCCCGGGGGTACAACGCCTACCACTGCAAGGGTTCCTGCCCCTTCCCGCTGGGGGAGAACATGAGGCCCACCAACCACGCCACCGTCCTCTCCATCATCAACGCCCTGAAGCTGAGCCAGGAAGTCAGCGGCCCCTGCTGCGTGCCGGACAAGCTGTTCTCCATCAACCTGCTGTATTTCGACGACGACGAAAACGTGGTGCTGAAGCAGTACGACGACATGGTGGCGGGGAGCTGCGgctgccactga